The nucleotide window TCATCAGCGGGATGTCGACGCGGAAGCCGTACTGAACCGACAGGTGGTTGTTCACCTGCCAGGTATCCTGCAGGAAGATGCCCCACTGGTTCAGGTTGTAGGCAGCAGCGGTGTCAGCCAGGCTCAGACCGTCCGACGGACGGTTGTAGCGGTAGCTGTAGTAGTAACCGTTGGCAAAGTTCTGCAGACCCGTCTGACCCGGAAGGGTGCTGAGGTCTTCGAAGATGTAGCTGCCGTACAGGTTCTGGATGAAGAGGTTGTAGTACTCGTTACGCTCGAAGTCGAAACCACCCTTCACGGTGTGGTCGCCGAGGTAGAACGTACCGGCCCACGCAGCGTTGAAGGTCTTGACCTTCAGCACGTTGGCCTGGCTCGAGTATTCCGTACCGAACTCCACCGCCGGGCCACCGAAGTTGACCGGGTACACGGTGATGTCAGGCATCGGCACGCCGTTGTACGGGCCGCGGCTCTGGTTGAAGTTGGCGTACGACAGCGTGGTGTCGGTCGAGAAGATGTCGGACCAGTCGTCGTAGAAGTGCAGCGCGTAGCTCTTGCTGTCGACGTTGGTCTTGTACCAGCCGCTGGACAGCACGAGCTTGGTGTTGCTGCCCGTGATGATCGGCTTGTTTTCCTTGGTCTGGCTGTAGGTGAAGCTGGCGCGGTGGTTGTCGGTGATGTTCCAGTCGATTTTGCCGAGGTAGCGCTTGTCTTCCAGGTTGGCGTTACCGCCACCGACGTTACCGAGATCGGTCAGGCCCCACTTGGTGGCAGCGACCTGGCGGATGGCATCGACCTGGGCCTGGGTCAGGCCGGCGATCGGGGCAGCAGCGCCCGAATCCTGCGGGCCGTACGGGCTACCGGCAGCGACCTGCACGCTCTTTTCCACCGAAGCGAAGAAGAACAGCTTGTCCTTGATGATCGGGCCGCCAACGGTGCCGCCGCCGGTCCACTGGCGCGAGAAACCGTTGTACTTAACGTCATTCTCGTTCTTGCCGATCATGTCGTCGTTCTGGAAGGCGTAGTACACCGAACCGTGGAACTGGTTGGTGCCGCTCTTCGTCACGGCGTTGACCGTGGCACCCAGACCGCGACGCGTGGCGACGTCATAGTTGGCGGTCGAGATGTTGTATTCCTGGATCGTGTCCTGCGAGATCGGCGTACCGAGCGTCGGCAGGCCGTTGGCGTTCAGGCCGAACGGATCGTTCGCCGAGACCGAGTCAACGGTGATGTTGTTGTAGCGGCTGTTCTGGCCGACGGCCGAGATTTCGCCACGCGAACGGTCGGTAACGACAACGCGCGGATCGAGACGCACGATGTTCTGGATCGAGCGGCCCGGGGTCGGGGTGGCTTCCAGCTCACGCTGCGAGATGTTGGTGCTGATGCCCTTGTTGTCGGGCGTGAAGGTCTGCGACAGCGAGTTGGCCGACACGGTCACGCCAGCCAGGTTCTGCGCGTTGGCAGCAGATGCACCGACGGTCAGGTTGACGGCGGTGTCCTGCGCGAGCTGCAGATAGACGTTGCTCTGTTCGCTGTGCTGACCGTCCTTGTCCACCTTCACGTCGAACGGACCGCCCACGCGCAGACCCTGCGCAGCGTAGCGACCGTTGGCATCGGTGGTGGTGGACTTCGTGGTGCCGGTCGGCTCGTGCACGATCTGCACGGAGGCGCCAGCAACCGGCTGGCCGTTGGCGTCAACGATGCGGCCGCTGATCGAGGACGACGTGTCCTGAGCGATCGCGGGCACGGACATCACCAGTAGTGACGCAATGGCATACGGCAAGACTTTTGCACGAATTCGGCTATTCACTTGATCGACCCCTTGGGCACGCAACTTAGAAAAAATCGGTAGGCAGAAATCAAAAAAACGTGCCGGTGCCCGGCTTGAACCAGGCACGCAAGGAGCACCGGAATTGTGATTTCCCCGGGAAGTTCTTACTAAATGTCCTGCAACTTCTGCGGCGAGACCGCCCCGCCTGCCAACAAAGTGTTAAGCGGACTTTAACGGTATTGTATGACACTTCTGTAACGGTTTCACGTCGTTTTTATCTCGGAATTTTTCCGAGGTCACCGACTGGTACTCCGTTAAGCGATGTGAAAACAGCCAGTTGGGCTCACAGGTAGGGTTCGCTTCGCACCTGCCCTGAGACAGGCTGACACAGAAACGGGCCCTTTCGGACCCGTCCATTTCGTTAACAATCGCAGGAAGTATCTGAGCCGCCTTAAGATTCTTGCGGGCCTTTTCCGAGATAGCGGGAGCGCTTGGCCGGCTTGAGATTCGCAAGATCCAGCATGACCAGGCCGTCGACGCAGCCGGAGAAGCTGGGGTCTTCGCCGAAGTCCAGGAACTGCACGCCTTCCGGCTCAACCAGGTCCACATACTGGCGATAGAGCACCGGCAGGCTGACACCCAACGCATCGAGGTGATGCTTCAACTTGCCGAGGCCGGCAGCCGGATCAAGGCCCTCCAGCGCGTGACGCACCATGTCGATGACGTCCGGCGAGATGACAAACGGCTGGCGCGCGGCCGCCAGGCCAGGTGCGCCGAAGTAGTGCTTATGCGCCGCGGCGATCCATTCACGCGCTTCGCGCGGAATGCTCACCGACATGCTGACGGGGCCGAACAGGTACCGCAGCTCGCGATGCCGCTGCAGGTACAGGCCGATGCCCTGCC belongs to Dyella terrae and includes:
- a CDS encoding TonB-dependent receptor — protein: MNSRIRAKVLPYAIASLLVMSVPAIAQDTSSSISGRIVDANGQPVAGASVQIVHEPTGTTKSTTTDANGRYAAQGLRVGGPFDVKVDKDGQHSEQSNVYLQLAQDTAVNLTVGASAANAQNLAGVTVSANSLSQTFTPDNKGISTNISQRELEATPTPGRSIQNIVRLDPRVVVTDRSRGEISAVGQNSRYNNITVDSVSANDPFGLNANGLPTLGTPISQDTIQEYNISTANYDVATRRGLGATVNAVTKSGTNQFHGSVYYAFQNDDMIGKNENDVKYNGFSRQWTGGGTVGGPIIKDKLFFFASVEKSVQVAAGSPYGPQDSGAAAPIAGLTQAQVDAIRQVAATKWGLTDLGNVGGGNANLEDKRYLGKIDWNITDNHRASFTYSQTKENKPIITGSNTKLVLSSGWYKTNVDSKSYALHFYDDWSDIFSTDTTLSYANFNQSRGPYNGVPMPDITVYPVNFGGPAVEFGTEYSSQANVLKVKTFNAAWAGTFYLGDHTVKGGFDFERNEYYNLFIQNLYGSYIFEDLSTLPGQTGLQNFANGYYYSYRYNRPSDGLSLADTAAAYNLNQWGIFLQDTWQVNNHLSVQYGFRVDIPLMSDKPIYNPTYAAAYGRTNQTTINGNRVIQPRLSFNYNFDTEHMTQLRGGAGLFVSNTPGVWIGNIFSNSGMTQQQYYCGPGGTAPCKFNWPNANLPAFSPDPNDQNSGKSGQMSVNTISPGFQIPTAWKISLGFDKELPWYGLIATVDYQHIKQRDAILYQMQNLGAPTGVTPDGRNSYYKRLDLDPRASGNAIKANANPAFGDVINLANTSRGKADSLTLALKKPFADDWSASMGVTWSRSTEVNPGTSSVALSNWRYNQVYNANENVASVSNYSIPLRVIAGLNWQHRFFGDYATSASIFYDGHSGSPYSWTFGNDANGDGYVNDLVFIPKPGQVEFRPGTSQALIDQFYSYIQSNDYLKDHAGGVASRNGDRARWINQIDLSFSQEIPGIFPGNKGIIRLDVYNFTNMLNKKWGIEKRNPFSNNGRYLADYYGVDPTTGKYIYDITCGGKPASCANYITNGNYKPKDVPTYINNNDDLAQRWSILLTLKYTF